One genomic segment of Helianthus annuus cultivar XRQ/B chromosome 14, HanXRQr2.0-SUNRISE, whole genome shotgun sequence includes these proteins:
- the LOC110908384 gene encoding uncharacterized protein LOC110908384, whose amino-acid sequence MVCIACLLPLFLVPIVNLLPLLFDIIMGRVYRILGWEYRKPERAPPACPYKPKTTTTSTNVAGEHNAIDTDLNNNKALPVDDAKLD is encoded by the exons ATG GTGTGCATAGCTTGTTTGTTGCCGCTGTTCCTTGTCCCGATCGTAAACCTATTGCCGCTCCTCTTCGACATCATcatg GGAAGAGTATACAGGATTTTGGGTTGGGAGTACCGGAAACCGGAGCGCGCGCCCCCAGCCTGTCCCTATAAACCTAAGACCACCACCACCAGTACAAAT GTTGCAGGAGAGCACAATGCTATTGATACTGATCTCAATAATAATAAAGCATTACCGGTCGATGATGCCAAACTCGATTGA